The stretch of DNA ATGCTGAAAGCTGGCATTCAGGACTGGCAAACGCGTTACCCGAACAACCCAGGCTCGAAAACGCTGCCAACCCAGTTGGTGAACGTACAAAACTTCAAGCCGGCCTCAACCGGTAAAATCGCCCTTCTGCTGCCGTTAAACGGCCAGGCAGCGGTGTTTGGTCGCGCCATTGAACAAGGTTTTGAAGCGGCAAAAAATAACGGCGTTGCGCCGGTTACCGCCGTGCAGTCAGCCGCACCGCCTGTAGACCCGAATGCACAGCAGCAGGTTTCCCCGCCGCAGGAGCAACCTCAAGCGCAGGTAGACCCGAATGCAGCCGTGAGTCCGGCAAGCGCGTCCGTCAGTGACCTGACTGACCAAAAAGCACAGGCCGCGACACCACAAACGGCAACGCCAGCCGCGCAGCCTGATGCACAGACTGCGCCAGCCGTTGCAGCGAGCCCGGCTTCAGAAATTAAAATTTACGACACCAGCAGCCAGCCGCTCTCACAGGTTCTGGCTCAGGCACAGCAGGACGGCGCCACGCTTGTCGTCGGCCCACTGCTGAAAAACAATGTCGATCAGCTAGCCAGCACCAACAGCCCGCTGAATATTTTGGCGCTCAACCAGCCAGAAAACGTCCAGAACCGACCAAACATCTGCTACTTCGCGCTTTCTCCGGAAGATGAAGCCCGCGACGCCGCAGACCACATCTGGCAGCAAAACCACCGTAATCCATTGATGCTGATTCCAGCCAATGCCCTGGGCGACCGCGTAGCGAAAGCCTTTGCCACCGAATGGCAGAAGCTGGGTGGCAACCTGGTGCTGCAGCAGAAATTTGGCTCAATCAGCGATCTGAAGCGCGGGATTAACAGCGGCTCCGGCATCGCCTTAACCGGCACGCCGGTGAACACACCGTCCAATACGCCTCCGGGCGTGACCATCGGCGGGCTTACAATTCCAGCGGCACCGACCGACGCACAAATCACCGCAGGCAGCAGCGGCAACGTCGACGCGGTATATATCATTGCCACCGCAGAAGAAGTTGCTCTGATTAAACCGATGATTGCGATGCGTACCGGTAGCCGCAGCAGCGCTCAGCTGTATGCCAGCTCGCGCAGCTCGCAGGGCGTTAACGGCCCGGACTATCGTCTGGAAATGGAAGGATTGCAGTTTAGCGAAATCCCGATGCTTTCCGGTGGAAATCCGCAGCTGATGCAGCAGGCGTTACGCAGCGTCAATAATGACTACTCGCTGGCGCGCCTGTATGCGATGGGCGTGGATGCCTGGACGCTGGCAAGCCATTTCTCCCAGATACGCCAGGTGCCGGGTTACCAGGTGAACGGCAACACCGGGCAACTGACCGCCAGCCAGGACTGCGTCATCAACAGGAAATTAAATTGGCTGCAGTTCAGTCAGGGCCAGATAGTCCCGGTATCCTGAACCGCCAGCAACGCGGCGCGCGCTAT from Cedecea neteri encodes:
- a CDS encoding penicillin-binding protein activator — protein: MLPSTLNRSKAGRCLPVLLAALIFAGCSTQAPDQSATLLQGETTAGSAYYLQQMQQSADDSKTNWQLLAIRSLLKEGKPQQAVALYNQLPQQLNDAQAREQQLLVPEVKIAQKDFSAASALLEKIDPSALDKGQQSRYYQAVIDASQGRPSLALLRAYIAQEPLLKGDVHQKNIDGTWQVLSQFSPEQMNSLVINADENTLQGWLDLQHVWSDNRNDPNMLKAGIQDWQTRYPNNPGSKTLPTQLVNVQNFKPASTGKIALLLPLNGQAAVFGRAIEQGFEAAKNNGVAPVTAVQSAAPPVDPNAQQQVSPPQEQPQAQVDPNAAVSPASASVSDLTDQKAQAATPQTATPAAQPDAQTAPAVAASPASEIKIYDTSSQPLSQVLAQAQQDGATLVVGPLLKNNVDQLASTNSPLNILALNQPENVQNRPNICYFALSPEDEARDAADHIWQQNHRNPLMLIPANALGDRVAKAFATEWQKLGGNLVLQQKFGSISDLKRGINSGSGIALTGTPVNTPSNTPPGVTIGGLTIPAAPTDAQITAGSSGNVDAVYIIATAEEVALIKPMIAMRTGSRSSAQLYASSRSSQGVNGPDYRLEMEGLQFSEIPMLSGGNPQLMQQALRSVNNDYSLARLYAMGVDAWTLASHFSQIRQVPGYQVNGNTGQLTASQDCVINRKLNWLQFSQGQIVPVS